One window of Chloroflexota bacterium genomic DNA carries:
- a CDS encoding tetratricopeptide repeat protein translates to MNATPSTQNDERFKKTTAVLIAVVTMLIAVVTYLQSDAGARDDAANRDTKRYSLEAFGKQVSGDARVNYDYNSAYQAYYELDLLAAAALTADDEAAARRYEALRDEMLNLSPMLQAPYFDPATGHLNVAQYEADTYLVEITALQERFAAASAVKDAWDSKSNTYIVHLTLLAVALFLYGLSATISGNFTRWIFAVVGTGVAVVATGWAATTFLQPVKDLRECKIADGANAIDAYAQGVGLAYQGEYEQAIASFDKALACEPNYINALVERGDANTALGNYGIAAADYEKARAAGDASANVAGNLAWVYYLLGRFNEAADMNRLALKAGPGELWIQYDLALSLMAANRLDEARAEYKVGMDLAAQQVAEAKAAGAEPPSFLWWGLEDAALGLDELIDTIDLGEGSPPRNSLAAPDAIGEAAFEMSSRLKGLSVALEYTGQPPQGELTAIISPFIFAQPLFDDDGNVVDYEPADAFAYGTDEVSILFDYEEMQDGQEVVFKVYVDGEEDPSWRFVEPWSLGLSGSADKSLSFAYSNTQVLTPGLYTVEIYVNSNLAQSGNFEVLDEGE, encoded by the coding sequence ATGAACGCCACTCCTTCTACCCAAAACGACGAACGGTTCAAAAAAACAACCGCCGTATTGATTGCGGTCGTGACGATGCTGATCGCCGTCGTTACTTATTTACAAAGTGACGCCGGAGCGCGTGACGACGCCGCCAACCGCGACACCAAACGCTACTCGCTGGAAGCGTTTGGCAAGCAAGTGAGCGGCGACGCCCGCGTGAACTACGATTACAACAGCGCCTATCAAGCCTACTACGAACTCGACTTGCTGGCCGCCGCGGCTCTGACGGCAGACGACGAAGCCGCCGCCCGCCGTTACGAAGCCTTGCGCGACGAGATGCTCAACCTCAGCCCGATGTTGCAAGCGCCCTACTTTGATCCGGCCACCGGCCATCTCAATGTCGCCCAATACGAAGCCGACACCTATCTGGTTGAAATTACCGCCCTGCAGGAACGCTTTGCCGCCGCCTCTGCCGTCAAAGACGCCTGGGACTCCAAGTCGAACACCTACATCGTTCACCTGACTCTGCTGGCAGTGGCCCTCTTTCTCTACGGCCTCTCGGCCACCATTTCCGGCAACTTCACGCGCTGGATTTTTGCCGTTGTCGGCACGGGGGTGGCAGTGGTTGCCACCGGCTGGGCGGCGACGACCTTCCTTCAGCCGGTCAAAGACCTGCGCGAGTGCAAAATTGCCGACGGCGCTAACGCCATTGATGCTTACGCCCAGGGCGTGGGCCTGGCTTATCAGGGCGAGTACGAGCAAGCCATCGCTTCGTTCGACAAGGCGCTGGCCTGCGAGCCGAACTACATCAATGCTCTCGTCGAACGCGGCGACGCCAACACTGCGCTGGGCAATTACGGCATTGCCGCCGCCGACTACGAAAAAGCCCGCGCCGCCGGCGACGCCAGCGCCAACGTCGCCGGAAACCTGGCCTGGGTCTACTACCTGCTTGGCCGCTTCAACGAAGCCGCCGACATGAATCGCCTGGCCCTCAAGGCCGGCCCCGGCGAATTGTGGATTCAATATGATCTGGCCCTCAGCCTGATGGCCGCCAACAGGCTTGACGAGGCCCGCGCCGAATACAAGGTAGGGATGGACCTGGCCGCCCAACAAGTGGCCGAGGCCAAAGCCGCCGGGGCCGAGCCGCCCTCGTTCCTGTGGTGGGGGCTGGAAGATGCCGCCCTCGGCCTTGATGAACTGATTGACACGATTGACTTGGGTGAGGGCAGTCCGCCGCGCAATTCTCTGGCCGCCCCGGACGCCATCGGTGAAGCCGCCTTTGAGATGTCCAGCCGGCTCAAGGGTTTGTCGGTGGCGCTGGAATACACCGGCCAGCCGCCGCAGGGCGAGTTGACAGCCATCATCAGCCCCTTCATCTTTGCCCAGCCCCTGTTTGACGACGACGGCAACGTGGTGGATTACGAACCGGCTGACGCCTTCGCCTACGGCACTGACGAAGTTTCCATCCTCTTTGACTACGAAGAGATGCAGGACGGGCAGGAGGTGGTATTCAAAGTTTACGTGGACGGCGAAGAAGACCCCTCGTGGCGATTTGTCGAGCCGTGGTCGCTCGGCCTCTCTGGCTCGGCGGACAAGTCTCTGAGTTTTGCCTACAGCAACACCCAGGTGCTCACCCCCGGCCTGTACACCGTCGAAATATACGTCAACTCAAACCTGGCGCAGTCGGGGAACTTTGAGGTTCTGGACGAAGGAGAATAG
- a CDS encoding HAD-IB family phosphatase → MCIPSFMPPAIFIDFDGTIVPYDVEFELFAHLDGPGRAGDVVARWERGELDVPERLTAGFAALRDSGVTVSQLEAFLDGVPLDPTFPHFLRFLESRQWPAAILSDGLTWYIEGVLKRHGVTNIPPIIANEIDFEHGWQLHFPNRNGDCSPCRQCAACKRYPVREAKSWADPVVLITDGRADRWAAIECDIVFAKEPLLSILKLWGKPKRLFPFENFDDVRHELEKIGSADLPD, encoded by the coding sequence TTGTGCATTCCTTCCTTCATGCCGCCCGCCATCTTCATAGACTTCGACGGCACCATCGTTCCCTACGACGTTGAATTTGAACTCTTTGCCCACCTCGACGGCCCGGGCCGGGCCGGGGATGTCGTGGCCCGGTGGGAACGGGGTGAACTGGACGTGCCGGAGCGACTCACCGCCGGATTCGCCGCCCTGCGGGACTCCGGTGTCACCGTCTCCCAGTTGGAAGCCTTCCTCGACGGTGTTCCTCTCGACCCCACTTTCCCCCATTTCCTTCGTTTCCTGGAATCTCGCCAGTGGCCCGCCGCCATCCTCTCCGACGGCCTCACCTGGTACATCGAAGGCGTGCTCAAGCGGCATGGCGTGACCAACATCCCGCCCATCATCGCCAACGAGATTGATTTTGAGCATGGCTGGCAATTGCATTTCCCCAACCGCAACGGCGACTGTTCACCCTGCCGCCAGTGCGCCGCTTGCAAACGGTATCCTGTCCGCGAGGCCAAGTCCTGGGCCGACCCGGTGGTGCTGATCACCGATGGCCGCGCCGACCGCTGGGCGGCCATTGAGTGTGACATCGTCTTTGCCAAAGAACCCCTGCTCTCCATCCTGAAGCTGTGGGGGAAGCCGAAGCGGCTCTTTCCCTTTGAGAATTTTGACGACGTGCGCCACGAACTGGAAAAGATAGGGTCAGCGGATTTACCGGATTGA
- a CDS encoding ABC transporter permease subunit yields MDRSSISASAPLQSQTSSQPGRKPRVRGELLAWAGVLPFFLFAFAFLFLPSSSLFIGSFQNSEGGFTLQNILDLSQPKILDSYLLSIKVSAVTAIGGGIFGFLLAYAVTIGGLPRWVRSTITTFSGVASNFAGVPLAFAFIAVLGRTGFITGVLKSLFNIDVYEAGFNLYSFWGLTLTYMYFQFPLMVLVMAPALDGLKREWREACENLGATSFEYWRYVAMPILLPSLLGTMILLFGNAFGAYATAFALTGGTLNLVTIQIGAQIRGDVLHNPGLGHAMAFGMVVIMTISIAAYTWLQRQTERWLR; encoded by the coding sequence ATGGATAGAAGCTCTATTTCGGCGAGCGCGCCGCTTCAAAGTCAAACGTCGTCTCAGCCCGGGAGAAAGCCGCGCGTGCGGGGAGAGCTATTGGCCTGGGCCGGCGTCCTGCCGTTCTTTCTTTTCGCTTTTGCTTTTCTCTTCCTCCCCTCCAGTTCCCTCTTCATCGGCAGTTTCCAGAACTCAGAAGGCGGGTTCACCCTTCAAAACATCCTTGATCTTTCTCAACCCAAAATTCTTGATTCATATTTGCTAAGCATCAAGGTCAGCGCCGTCACGGCCATTGGCGGCGGCATCTTTGGCTTCCTGCTGGCCTACGCCGTCACCATCGGCGGCCTGCCCCGGTGGGTTCGTTCGACGATCACGACCTTCTCGGGTGTGGCTTCCAACTTCGCCGGCGTGCCGCTGGCCTTTGCCTTCATCGCCGTGCTGGGCCGCACCGGCTTCATCACCGGCGTTCTCAAGAGCCTTTTCAACATTGACGTTTATGAGGCCGGGTTCAACCTCTACAGCTTTTGGGGCCTGACCCTGACTTACATGTACTTCCAATTTCCGCTCATGGTGCTGGTCATGGCCCCGGCCCTGGACGGACTCAAGCGCGAGTGGCGCGAAGCCTGCGAGAATCTGGGCGCAACTTCTTTTGAATACTGGCGCTATGTAGCCATGCCGATCTTGTTGCCGTCTCTGCTGGGCACCATGATTCTGCTCTTTGGCAACGCCTTCGGCGCCTATGCCACCGCCTTCGCCCTCACCGGCGGAACGTTGAACCTGGTCACCATTCAGATCGGCGCTCAAATTCGCGGCGACGTCCTGCACAACCCCGGCCTGGGCCATGCCATGGCCTTCGGCATGGTGGTCATCATGACAATTTCCATTGCCGCCTACACCTGGCTGCAACGACAAACAGAAAGGTGGTTGCGATGA
- a CDS encoding metallophosphoesterase — translation MNLFGKKSKKKATRIFFATDIHGSEVSFRKFVNAGKFYEADVLILGGDVAGKLLIPIVKDGHTCRASLHGQSHTLETETELAEFKRKLGILGFYSVMLSPDEYTAMKDDTAAQDKAFMGAARQRLADWINLAEERLKDSALQCYITGGNDDPWEVLAALEENAQEHVVPCEGHTVQIDEDHAMVSLGYSNETPWKTPREISEDELAQKIVEAIHGVGDFGRCIFNFHCPPKDSTLDTCPMLDTSTDPPTVIMEAGNPVLFGAGSTSVRAAINKYQPMLALHGHIHESRGIARLGKTVCINPGSEYGEGILHGVIVNILDGKIEGYQLTSG, via the coding sequence ATGAATTTGTTCGGTAAAAAGTCTAAAAAGAAAGCCACCCGCATCTTTTTTGCCACCGACATTCACGGCTCCGAAGTCTCCTTCCGCAAATTCGTCAACGCCGGGAAGTTCTACGAAGCCGACGTGCTCATCCTCGGCGGCGACGTGGCCGGCAAGCTCCTCATCCCCATCGTCAAAGACGGTCACACCTGCCGCGCCAGCCTGCACGGTCAAAGCCACACCCTTGAGACTGAAACCGAACTGGCCGAGTTCAAACGCAAACTTGGCATTCTGGGATTCTATTCGGTGATGCTCTCGCCGGACGAATACACGGCCATGAAGGACGACACGGCGGCGCAGGACAAAGCATTTATGGGGGCCGCCCGCCAGCGTTTGGCCGACTGGATCAACCTAGCTGAGGAGCGTTTGAAAGACTCGGCTCTGCAATGCTACATCACCGGCGGCAACGACGACCCGTGGGAAGTGCTGGCGGCGCTGGAAGAGAACGCTCAGGAGCACGTGGTGCCGTGCGAGGGCCACACGGTGCAGATTGACGAAGACCACGCCATGGTGAGCCTGGGCTACAGCAACGAAACGCCCTGGAAGACCCCGCGCGAAATTTCCGAAGACGAACTGGCGCAGAAGATTGTCGAGGCCATTCACGGCGTGGGTGATTTTGGCCGGTGCATCTTCAACTTCCATTGCCCGCCCAAAGACAGCACCCTCGACACCTGCCCCATGCTCGACACCTCCACCGACCCGCCGACGGTGATCATGGAAGCCGGCAACCCGGTGCTGTTTGGCGCGGGCAGCACCTCGGTGCGGGCCGCCATTAATAAATATCAGCCGATGCTGGCCCTGCACGGCCACATTCATGAGTCGCGCGGCATTGCCCGGCTGGGCAAAACGGTGTGCATCAACCCTGGCAGTGAATACGGCGAAGGCATTTTGCATGGAGTGATTGTGAATATCTTGGACGGGAAGATTGAGGGGTATCAGTTGACTTCGGGGTAG
- a CDS encoding ABC transporter permease subunit has translation MKRFPLWSWFWILLGALYFILPLYGALDFSLRIKRDVLSLDAYKNALTDPEFVKTFLFSNQMAVMTIIVSILLIVPTAYWAHLRLPQVRPVLDFITLVPFAIPAIILVFGLIKSYSRPLTVFGLPIVPPLTNSVFSTNILLIAGYIVLCLPYMYRSVDNGLRAMDVRTLTEAAQILGAGWPTILFRIILPNLRTALLSGALLTFSIVVGELTLATFLARPAFGPYLALLGNHKAYEPAALSLISFLLTWVALGIIQFVTRGSSQSQIAGGR, from the coding sequence ATGAAACGCTTTCCACTTTGGAGTTGGTTTTGGATCTTGCTCGGCGCGCTTTATTTCATCCTGCCGCTTTACGGCGCCCTGGACTTTTCACTGCGGATCAAGCGCGACGTGTTGAGTCTGGACGCCTACAAGAACGCGCTGACCGATCCTGAATTTGTCAAGACGTTTCTTTTCTCCAACCAGATGGCGGTGATGACGATCATCGTCAGCATCCTGCTCATTGTGCCTACCGCTTATTGGGCCCATCTACGTTTGCCCCAGGTGCGCCCGGTGCTTGATTTTATTACCCTGGTGCCATTCGCGATCCCGGCCATCATTCTGGTCTTCGGCCTGATCAAGAGCTACAGCCGTCCGCTCACCGTCTTCGGCCTGCCCATCGTGCCGCCGCTCACCAACAGCGTCTTTAGCACCAACATCCTGCTCATCGCCGGTTACATCGTCCTCTGCCTGCCTTATATGTACCGCTCGGTGGACAACGGCTTGCGGGCGATGGATGTGCGCACCCTCACCGAAGCCGCCCAGATTCTGGGAGCAGGCTGGCCCACCATCCTCTTTCGGATCATCCTGCCCAACCTGCGCACCGCCTTGCTCAGCGGCGCGCTCCTCACCTTCTCCATTGTCGTCGGCGAACTGACCCTGGCCACCTTCCTGGCCCGCCCGGCCTTCGGCCCCTATCTGGCCTTGCTGGGCAATCACAAAGCCTACGAGCCGGCCGCGCTCTCTCTCATCAGCTTCCTTCTCACCTGGGTTGCGCTGGGCATCATCCAATTTGTCACCCGCGGCTCCAGCCAGAGTCAGATTGCCGGCGGTCGCTAA
- a CDS encoding phosphotransferase produces the protein MSDSLSPILNRVPLFANQPDLKITELSGGITNRNYKIETADGHAYVLRVGGNDTGLLGIDRLVEYGCTLAASRVDVAPEPVAFLEPEGYLVTRFVSGVGLPAETIGSAENIRRVVGAIKTYHALDGFPGSFSPFRVVESYLPISRQYKAPLPNNIDWFLATSVEIETAMLRDPFRPTPCHNDLLNGNFLDDGAGIRILDWEYGGMGDRFFDLGNFSAQHGFDDEQDDLLLREYFGAPTQAQHARLKLMKIMSDMREAMWAMVQCNVSQIEFDYVGYGQKYFDRIEVTAKGKSYRRWLAEV, from the coding sequence ATGTCCGATTCCCTCTCTCCCATTCTCAACCGCGTTCCCCTTTTTGCCAACCAGCCCGATCTCAAAATCACCGAACTGTCGGGCGGCATTACCAACCGCAATTATAAGATTGAAACCGCCGACGGTCATGCATACGTTCTGCGGGTGGGCGGAAACGACACCGGCCTGCTGGGGATTGATCGCCTCGTCGAATACGGCTGTACCCTGGCCGCCTCCCGCGTGGACGTGGCCCCTGAGCCGGTAGCCTTCCTTGAACCGGAAGGTTACCTGGTCACCCGTTTCGTCAGCGGCGTCGGCCTTCCCGCCGAGACGATTGGCTCGGCGGAGAACATTCGGCGGGTGGTGGGCGCGATCAAAACTTACCACGCCCTCGACGGCTTCCCCGGATCGTTCTCCCCGTTTCGCGTTGTCGAGTCTTATCTCCCCATTTCCCGCCAATACAAAGCCCCGCTCCCCAACAACATAGACTGGTTCCTTGCCACTTCAGTTGAGATCGAAACAGCGATGCTACGCGATCCTTTCAGGCCAACGCCGTGCCACAACGATTTGCTCAACGGCAATTTTTTGGATGACGGCGCGGGCATCCGCATTTTGGATTGGGAGTATGGCGGGATGGGCGACCGCTTTTTCGACCTGGGCAACTTCTCGGCCCAGCACGGCTTTGACGATGAGCAGGATGACCTCTTGCTCCGTGAGTATTTCGGGGCGCCGACCCAGGCCCAACATGCCCGCTTGAAACTGATGAAGATTATGAGTGACATGCGCGAAGCGATGTGGGCGATGGTGCAGTGCAACGTCTCGCAGATTGAATTTGATTACGTGGGCTACGGCCAGAAGTATTTTGATCGCATTGAGGTAACGGCTAAAGGCAAGAGTTATCGGCGCTGGTTGGCTGAGGTGTGA
- the eutJ gene encoding ethanolamine utilization protein EutJ, protein MNPNLNSLLTHTDAVMAGRANGHYRGPVHVGVDLGTAYTVLAVLDEHKQPIAGDYQFAQVTRDGLVVDFVGAVDLLRQMKARVEERLGFPLESAASAYPPGVPQAEVRATANVLRAAGLECTGLVDEPTAANNVLGIRDGAIVDVGGGTTGVAVFKDGEVVYTADEPTGGTHFSLVIAGALNISFEEAERLKTTPAEQARLFPLIRPVMEKVGNIVQRHIAGQNVETIYLVGGTCAYPGMDRVVAEYTGINTIVPGKPLFITPLGIAMHN, encoded by the coding sequence ATGAACCCCAACCTCAACTCTCTCCTCACCCACACCGACGCCGTCATGGCCGGTCGCGCCAACGGCCACTATCGCGGCCCGGTTCACGTGGGCGTTGACCTGGGCACGGCTTACACCGTGCTGGCCGTGCTCGACGAGCACAAACAACCGATCGCCGGCGATTATCAGTTTGCTCAAGTAACTCGCGACGGGCTGGTAGTGGATTTTGTCGGCGCGGTGGATTTACTGCGCCAGATGAAGGCGCGGGTCGAAGAACGTCTCGGCTTCCCGCTCGAGTCGGCAGCCAGCGCCTACCCGCCCGGCGTGCCGCAGGCCGAAGTGCGGGCCACAGCCAACGTCCTCCGCGCCGCCGGCCTGGAATGCACCGGCCTGGTGGACGAGCCGACGGCGGCCAATAACGTGCTGGGAATCCGAGACGGGGCGATTGTAGACGTGGGCGGCGGCACCACCGGCGTGGCCGTGTTCAAAGACGGCGAAGTCGTTTATACTGCCGACGAGCCGACGGGCGGCACGCACTTCTCGCTCGTCATCGCCGGGGCGCTCAACATTTCGTTTGAAGAGGCCGAACGCTTGAAGACGACTCCTGCCGAGCAAGCGCGGCTGTTCCCCCTCATCCGGCCTGTGATGGAGAAAGTGGGGAACATTGTTCAGCGGCACATCGCCGGGCAAAACGTGGAGACGATTTATCTGGTGGGCGGCACGTGCGCCTACCCCGGCATGGATCGGGTGGTGGCCGAATACACAGGAATCAATACAATAGTGCCTGGCAAACCATTGTTTATCACGCCGCTGGGCATCGCAATGCACAATTAG
- a CDS encoding extracellular solute-binding protein: MFNNKKALLFKLSALTVILALAVTACGGGGGAAKDFSKVVSAADGGGMDALVTAAKAEGQLTTIALPHDWCNYGEALDGFKAKYGLTINELNPDGGSGDEIEAIKANKDNKGPQAPDVIDVGFAFGASSKADGLVSAYKVSTWDTIPADAKDAEGFWYGDYYGVLSFMVNTDVVKNVPQDWADLLKEEYKSQVGVSGDPRTSNQAIQSVFAATLANGGTLDNAQPGLDYFAKLNQVGNLVPVIANNTLVAKGETPIRITWDYNALAGRDSMNGNPNIEVVVPKTGRFAGVYVQAISAYAPHPAAARLWMEYLYSDEGQVLWLKGYCHPIREPDLRSRNAIPADLLAKLPDISGAVFPSVKQLDDAKALITGNWDAVVGANVQAAP; encoded by the coding sequence ATGTTCAACAATAAAAAAGCGTTGTTGTTCAAACTGAGTGCATTGACCGTCATTCTGGCGCTGGCCGTCACGGCCTGCGGCGGCGGCGGCGGCGCGGCGAAGGACTTCAGCAAGGTGGTGTCTGCCGCCGACGGGGGCGGCATGGACGCCCTGGTGACCGCGGCCAAAGCTGAAGGTCAGTTGACAACCATTGCTCTGCCCCACGACTGGTGCAATTACGGTGAAGCCCTCGATGGCTTCAAGGCCAAGTATGGCCTGACCATCAACGAACTCAACCCCGACGGTGGTTCAGGTGACGAGATCGAAGCCATCAAGGCCAACAAGGACAACAAAGGCCCGCAAGCGCCGGACGTGATTGACGTCGGCTTCGCCTTCGGGGCCTCGTCCAAGGCCGATGGGCTGGTGTCGGCTTACAAAGTCTCCACCTGGGACACCATCCCCGCCGATGCCAAGGACGCGGAAGGCTTTTGGTATGGCGACTACTACGGGGTGTTGTCGTTCATGGTCAACACCGATGTGGTTAAGAATGTGCCGCAAGACTGGGCCGACCTCCTGAAGGAAGAATACAAGTCGCAAGTTGGCGTGTCGGGCGACCCGCGCACCTCCAACCAGGCTATCCAATCGGTGTTCGCCGCTACGCTGGCTAACGGCGGCACACTGGACAACGCTCAACCTGGCCTGGATTACTTTGCCAAGTTGAACCAGGTTGGCAACCTCGTGCCGGTCATCGCCAACAACACCCTGGTCGCCAAGGGCGAGACCCCCATCCGCATCACCTGGGACTACAACGCTCTGGCTGGCCGCGACTCGATGAATGGCAACCCCAACATCGAAGTCGTCGTCCCCAAGACTGGCCGCTTTGCCGGTGTGTACGTGCAGGCCATCAGCGCCTACGCCCCACACCCTGCCGCCGCCCGGTTGTGGATGGAATACCTGTACTCGGACGAAGGCCAGGTGCTCTGGCTCAAGGGATATTGCCACCCCATCCGCGAACCAGACCTGCGCAGCCGCAACGCCATCCCGGCTGACCTGCTGGCTAAACTGCCAGACATTTCCGGCGCCGTGTTCCCCAGCGTCAAGCAGTTGGACGACGCCAAGGCCCTGATCACCGGGAATTGGGACGCGGTGGTTGGCGCCAACGTTCAGGCGGCCCCGTAA
- a CDS encoding ABC transporter ATP-binding protein, with protein sequence MAYLELDKVRKEFNNSVAVENFNLNIERGEFVSFLGPSGCGKTTTLRMVAGFELPTSGTITINGVEMTNTPPNKRNVGMVFQSYALFPNMTVGDNIGFGLKIAKRPADEIKKRVKEMLDLIHLPVKGDSYPYQLSGGQQQRVALARALAFQPQVLLLDEPLSALDAKIRVELRTEIRRIQQQLGITTIYVTHDQEEALSISDRIVVMSAGKMEQVGTPFEIYNFPQTAFTASFVGQLNLIPVTVADAASGRCTFNGQSLSVGRDIKLANGSAGRLALRPEELNLGGANGDGKKNQLSGRVESVTFLGSVVRIRVDVGGAIVSLDLFNESQVVLPKANEQITVNFPVDSCWVME encoded by the coding sequence ATGGCCTACCTAGAACTGGACAAAGTCCGCAAAGAGTTCAACAACAGCGTCGCCGTCGAAAACTTCAACCTCAATATCGAGCGCGGCGAATTCGTGTCCTTCCTCGGCCCCAGCGGCTGCGGCAAAACCACCACCCTGCGCATGGTAGCCGGCTTCGAATTGCCCACCTCAGGAACCATCACCATCAACGGCGTGGAAATGACCAACACCCCGCCCAACAAACGCAACGTGGGCATGGTGTTCCAGTCGTACGCGCTCTTCCCCAACATGACGGTGGGCGACAACATCGGCTTCGGCCTCAAGATCGCCAAGAGGCCGGCGGATGAGATCAAAAAGCGCGTGAAAGAAATGCTGGACCTGATTCATCTGCCGGTCAAAGGCGACAGCTACCCTTATCAACTCTCCGGCGGCCAGCAACAACGTGTGGCCCTGGCCCGCGCCCTGGCCTTTCAGCCCCAGGTGCTTCTGCTCGACGAGCCGCTCTCGGCCCTCGACGCCAAAATCCGCGTTGAACTGCGCACCGAGATTCGCCGTATCCAACAGCAACTCGGCATCACCACCATTTACGTCACCCACGATCAGGAAGAGGCCCTGTCCATCTCCGACCGCATCGTGGTCATGAGCGCCGGAAAAATGGAGCAGGTTGGCACGCCGTTTGAAATCTACAACTTCCCGCAAACCGCTTTCACTGCCTCCTTCGTCGGACAACTCAACCTTATCCCGGTCACCGTGGCCGACGCCGCCTCAGGCCGCTGCACCTTCAACGGCCAGAGCCTCAGCGTTGGGCGGGACATCAAACTCGCCAACGGCTCGGCGGGCCGCCTCGCTCTCCGCCCCGAAGAACTCAACCTCGGCGGCGCCAACGGCGACGGCAAAAAGAATCAACTCAGCGGCAGAGTGGAGAGCGTCACCTTCCTCGGCTCAGTCGTCCGCATTCGGGTGGACGTGGGCGGAGCCATCGTCTCGCTCGACCTGTTCAACGAGAGCCAGGTGGTTTTGCCCAAAGCCAACGAACAAATAACCGTCAACTTCCCCGTCGATTCCTGCTGGGTAATGGAATAA